The nucleotide window AAACTTTCTTCAAGTTGGCTTACTGTGATTTTTGccacaaatttttatttaatggctTCAGGTGTCAGACATGTGGATACAAATTTCATCAGCACTGCAGTAGCAAGGTACCTACTGTTTGCGTGGACATGGATACAGTTAGCAAACAGCGGTGAGTTGAAGCACAGTTAAACCATTAATCTATTTCTACTATGACACGTTGGTTATTAGCAAAGGTTTATTACAGCCTGAGAGTTTGATGGCTCTTTCCAGCTTAGGGCTGTACAatgaatcaaattaattcaattaatttatcattttaaaacttaatcgttgaatttaaataaattggGAAATTGAGGTGGGTATAAATACACTCTTATCTTCTTGattatcaaaagctttttttttcttaggttGTGTCATCCAATCGTTATTGCGagtttgtaattttgcacaagtagAATTGATTAGACGTGTTTACAATAGTTAGTACCTACTTAATTCTGGCAAGAAGCAGCCCTCAGTCATCGTCTTTTCTGGCATAGTGGCACAACAGACAACAATATCTCTTTGGCTTGGAGGTCGCCATCATGAATGGTCACTTGATCCCAAACACGTGATCGATGCAACTTTAAGCAGCGCAGAACAGCGCTATCGGCGCTTAGAAGCCATCCATGCCATGAGCCGTTGACTCAGCGCCCATGGTGCCTTGTGTGCATCGGGCtttattgttgtctgaacattttgcacaggatttATTTTTGACGATAGTAGTTCAGTCATAACGTGTTGGAGTCTACccgtttaatatttttgtcttttgtctcATTCTTTTCTGCTTGTTTGGCCGGGTGTGATTTAAGACCCTGCACAGACGAGTATCCTCAGATACTATTGCCAGAAAATTCCCCATCACAGAGTAACATAGCCTTAACGCCAGAGCCTGCTGGGTAAGCTTGCAGACCAAACTATTTCTcagcatgtttaaaaaaagatttgccttattgaaacatatttaaatacactGTGTGAGGTTTTGCATGTCCTCTCTCAGGCAGGATCTCCTGTCCCCAACATCAGCCTTTCCCTTCCCCATCCCCAGTGGAGATGGCCAGTCTCTACAAAGGCATCGCTCCACCTCGACACCCAATGTTCATATGGTCAGCACAGTGAGCCCTGCTGTTGCCAGCATTATAGAGGCAAGTCTCAGCTGCCCTTTGCATGATGTTCTTTGGTTGTACAATTTTGAAATCATGCAAATACACTCTCTAAGTCAGAAAATGACTTTAAAATACATTGTAAGATATCCAGCCTTAACGAAGTAATTGGTTCACGTAGCCCGGAATACCGACGAACATTTCACCAAACACTTAACCACCGGTCGACTGAGGGGTATTTAATGTAACCCATACATAAGCGGACCACGTTATTGGGTGCATGCTTGCTAAAACAAACGGATTGTAGGAGCAACAGAACAGGAGCAAAACAGTGACTTTCGTTGTACTTTATCCATTAAAATTCTCATCTTCTGTATCcaaatattcatcaaaatgctgaatattggcgccgataatcggcatAGCCGATAATCTGTCTATCCCTACCTAAAGTACTTGTCAAAAATGCGAAAAGACTCACTGAATGGTGGGCATCTGTCAAATATAGGCCATTGTATTGACCGttttgcccacctctgcaaATTATATTACAATAATTGTGACCACAATGAAAATACCTGGTATAAAAGGCTTCCCGTTTGTAGTCTAAATTCTGTCACTAAAATTACTTTAAATccattgaatgattttttttttctcccccttcaACCTTTTTAGGAAGCAGTGAAATTTAACAACACAATaggtatgcttttttttaaattattattattggtagtAGTAATTTTAGTCTTGGCATTTATTTTGCATGTGttagactcaaacttaatactCAGCCTGTAATATCTGCAGGTCCTGAGCCATCACCAAAGCCATCCACCAGTCCACCTTCTTTAGGCTCTCCAGGGAGAAGACCACCTAAGTCACCGTCAGAGCACAAAGAACGAAAGCCTTCCTCCTCGGATGACAAAAAGAAAGTAGTATGTGACGTTTTGCAGTATTCTATGTCATTGGACGTTTTCAGAGACAgaagtgttcatttttttttagttatttggcAAATtgcatgttttgtgtgtgtgtgtgtgtgtgtgttttgttttgtttttattttatttatttattttattttttttagcaccgaGGGGGCTACAGGGACTCGAGTTACTACTGGGAGGTCCACTCACGCGAAGTCACCATCCAGAAGAGAATAGGAGCTGGCTCCTTTGGAACTGTATTCAAGGGCAAGTGGCATGGGGATGTAGCGATCAAGATCCTTAAAGTCACAGAACCAACACCCGAACAATTACaggcatttaaaaatgaaatgcagGTCTTACGGTAAGTTGTTTCTTTATGTGTAGTTGGCTAATGACTAATGTTTCAAGCAGCATCTGAAGTTCTGCTTTTTTATTAATTGGACGTAACAATGATTGCGTTTTGAACCAACTGAAAAAACACAATGGTGGGTGTACTCTTgacatattttataaattaaagaGTCAATAACAAAATGGTTGATGGGAAAttctttttatgttgttgttgttgttaaatgttgctaaaatattaaatggttttttttttcgtcttctTCCGTCTCTTCAGGAAAACCCGCCATGTCAACATCCTGTTGTTCATGGGATACATGACTAAGCCCAATTTTGCCATAATCACACAGTGGTGTGAAGGCAGCAGCTTGTACCGCCATCTGCATGTCTCTGAAACCAAATTTGACACTATGAGGCGGATTGACGTGGCCAGACAGACAGCACAGGGCATGGAGTAAGACCTTTCCACATTATTAATGCTCTTTACCACTTGTGCAGcaaattgtcatttttgtctGAATATATATCTTTTCCATGGAAAATTAAGCATGCATTTTCCCTTTCAGTTATCTTCATGCAAAGAACATAATTCATCGTGACCTGAAATCAAACAGTATCCTTTTCTTGTGTAGAAGTAGGTTGTAGTCAACCAGAAACCATACTGATAATGTCAATTGTGATTCCACTTGTCCTATAGCATGTGACCACAGACTTCATTTGGAACCATTATGCCAACAATGTCAATTGCACTTTGTCCATTTTGCATGAAGTTAGGAACAATCCAGTATAAAAATAACAGCTTTGCTGTCCAACTCGCACTGTCAATAAAACACAGTTTGTCAGTAGCAGTATTTCCTGAGATTGTTTCTagatattttcctccatgaagGTTGGACTGTTAAGATAGGGGACTTTGGCCTTGCAACAGTGAAATCACGGTGGAGCGGCTCTCAGCAGGTTGAACAGCCCAGTGGATCAATTCTTTGGatggtaattttattttaatgttatttcaGAAATATTTAATCACAGAAATTATCAGTAGACAACATCACTCTTTTGTTTCTGTTCCATGTATTCGAAGGCACCTGAGGTGATCCGAATGCAGGACAGCAACCCGTACACGTTTCAGTCTGACGTATATGGCTATGGAGTTGTGCTGTTTGAGCTGATGTCAGGGACTCTACCGTACTCCAATATCAACAACAGAGATCAGGTTGAACAACACTTTATTTTAACTATTCGAAATGTTTTGAGCCAAATTGTAATGAATGGTGGATTTGATACCTTTGCTGAGACAAATAGACTTTCATCTTGTTCAGTCTATTCGGAACTCTAGGATTCCAGTAACGGTGTactgattattattaattttatttctttccAGATAATCTTTATGGTGGGTCGTGGTTATTTGTCCCCGGACCTAAGTAAGCTCTACAGTACCTCGCCCAAGTCAATGAAAAGGCTGATCATTGACTGCCTGAAATTCAAACGTGATGAGAGGCTCTTGTTCCCACAGGTAACAAGTAGGAGTGCCGCAATTAACCGGTTTTACGATTAACCGTTTTCTTTAAACGTCAGGATTATCTAACCACCTTAGAATGATGTATAAAGTCCAGTGTTGGGAATAACGGCGTTTAAACTAACGGTGTTAGTCCATAAATGGACTCATCTAACTAATTATTCTCcccatatttaaaacacagtttTCGTTATTGTATGTGAAATGTGTTAcgttacaatttatttattagtttcaaGGCTCGAAGTAAGCTACAAGATATGCAGTGGTGGTGCCCCTTTGTGGAAAACGTGctctgaaaatgtcatttttaaagtTGTTAAAATACTTTGCCTGGAAATGAGTTACTTATGAAGTAAGTAATTACGCATAGTTACTTGTTTAAGAAAGTAATGAGtaactaaattacttttttaacgTAACGCTCCCAACACTGatcccatcatgaaattttaccagtcaacatgcaaatcaaattttaaaaaaaagggaaagtgagtacaaattaagaggaacagatgttttttttccaaacctaaatacagaacaaaacaaaaacaatgatgtATTACAACTGAAGGCGTCAGTTTGTagaacaatctggattataaaACCAACTCATCGCAgtcgatttgtattttttttaaattgttataaTAGCACAACTATTGAAAAAATGTATTCAGCATGAGGTGatgctgttgaattattttggCTAATTGTTACTTTGAAAGCATTTTGACtgtttgctgtcatttatttttattttttgtgttgattaggggcagacaaGTTTTActctttctttcatttctttattttaaagaatgatacatttttttcattgaaatgaaaaatttaagaatttgaggcaaaaaaaatatatatactttatGTTTTAGTAGTAGTGTTAATCACCTTTACCCTTTGTCTTCTCCAGTCTTGCCAAAGTGAGTAGCTTATTGTTGCCAAATAATTGTTCTTAACCTGGTAATATTTGTATGCCTTATGTTGgctgatttgttttttcttctcgcTTATCAGATCCTGGTGGCCATTGAACAGGTACAGGACTTGCTGCCCAAAATTGAGCGCAGTCGTTCTGAGCCTTCTCTCCATCGGGCCGTCCATGCTGAGGACTTGAACCCGCTCCTGTTCCATACCACTAGGCTGATGCCCCTCTAAGATTCCAACAGCACTAGGTGGAAAGGGTGTATGTATCCCTTTCTAAAACCACAGCATTCCAGTGCCTCCGAGAGGCTTCAGCTGCTTCTGTTGTAGAACTTTATCACCAACTTTTCAGAGCCTTGGAGCTCAAGCACTCAACACACTGCAGGAATAATCTTTATAGGTTTTTAATTTCGTTTTTAATTCTTCCAATGACGAAGACCTGCTCCTTCAGGGAGACAattctttttccttttcatcagcattttgtcatatttgtttGAGAGTATCTTTCAAATGGGCATTAGATACTCTTAacttactgggggggggggtgtccatTGTTTTATGGAAAACAAACACTGCAGCATTGTCTCATACTGTACATGCTCAGATCTTGCAAGGATCACTGCGATCATAACCCAAGAATCCACATCATATGAAAATAGGTCAAAATATAGCCCTTTTGCTTTTATTCtacagcagtgcttctcaattattttttgttacgccACCCCCCGAGGAAGAAGTGAAATAGTTCGCATCTCCCAGCTCTCCGTTGCGACTATGAATgcttgtctataaaattgttgtaggtacacattagggctgcacaatatatcgaaaaattatctatatcgcgatattggcccttgcaatatggatatcgcaaaggcatgcaataagttttatatggaattttatgctttttatatgaatttgaccagtcagacgctaactaaaatgtgcatcgccattcaatagttgaaaattatcaagacataattacaattaatgaactaagattacatttaaggttgcttattttgccccatgaaaaagtttttctttcattcggtaataaaaatgtagtttctttaggtacatgttaaatatcgcaataatatcgatatcgctatgttcagcaagtatatcgcatatcgcatgtttttccaatatcgtgcagccctagtacaCATCTGTAGAGGACTAATATTCCTTGCACATGCTCACAATGTGGacactactgccacctactgtagtggatgtgcaattacactttatccTAGgacggcaaaaaataaataaaaataaataaatcatgtccCCAGGATGCGCCCCAGTATTTGAGAAGGATTGCTCTACAGTACACCTTTATATCTCAGTTTCTGTAATTATTTTACAATGAACACATTCATATTAGATGCGATTTATTGACTTATAGCCCCAAACCAACACACACAGACAGTTGAAAACAAGCCTTAAACTAAAACCAATAGTGATTGAATATGTGGGCACTATGCAGACTTTTAAAATGTCTCCACACACGTACCGTTTAGTAGCCTGGACAACAACATTGAGATAAATGTTGCTGAAGTTAAATCTTGTTAAGGGGTAACATATAAGTACTGCTGAAATTTAAACCGTCAAGTATACAttgatacatccatccattatctgccgcttatccggggtcgggtcgcgggggcagcggTTTTagtagggaagcccagacttctctCTCCCCAACCACTCGGGCGGGATGCCAAGGCGTtctcaggccagccgagagacagtcTCTTCAGTGTGTCCAAGGTCGCcccccgccggtgggacatgcctggaacacctcaccagggaggcgtccaggaggcatccgaaccagatgcagATACAGCCATTGATAAATGACACAGTACTATCTTAACTGAATGTTCACGTGACTTGTAACAGTGAATCAAACAAACTGGCAGTGATGTAAAATTCTCAAGAACTCATTGGGAAAGGGGGATCTTCTGCTTAattggtaattaaaaaaaaaaaaaaaaaacatgcttgaaAAGTAGACATACTTGGAAGCAATAACTGGAGAGAAAGTGAGTGTGAATGTACAGATTGTGGTGGTTTAAGTGAAGTATTGAAATCCACAGAAAGTACTTGTGAAACCCTTTCCCATGTGGCCAATATTCAACCCTCCTTGTCCATCCGTGCTCTGCCCAATCATCCCAGGATGACCAACCCTGTGTTTGTTAGTTGTGACGCTCGTCTCTTTCTGTAGTTGTCTGTGTGCTCCATTTAGGCATGAAGTGCTCATGGCTGACAAAtaatgggtgtgtgtgtgttgatgagTACCTTTGTTTCTTGAACCATGCCAGGACTACTTTTCCTTTCCGCCTAACATCTGCCACTTGTGGGCATTACCTTAATTTCAAAGTGTACGCCGCTCGAAGTAAAAGTCCTACCAGTCAAAAAgtataatttgcatttttttgggaaatttgACAAAAACCGAGACTAAGAACAGTAGAGCTCGGACTCGCC belongs to Festucalex cinctus isolate MCC-2025b chromosome 5, RoL_Fcin_1.0, whole genome shotgun sequence and includes:
- the araf gene encoding serine/threonine-protein kinase A-Raf, with amino-acid sequence MSSTSSYSSSGETSPEDVPRGGGTIRVYLPNKQRTVVNVRQGQTVYESLDKALKVRGLSQDCCAVFRLLEGRKRLTDWDTDITPLVGEELLVEVLDDIPLTMHNFVRKTFFKLAYCDFCHKFLFNGFRCQTCGYKFHQHCSSKVPTVCVDMDTVSKQRPCTDEYPQILLPENSPSQSNIALTPEPAGQDLLSPTSAFPFPIPSGDGQSLQRHRSTSTPNVHMVSTVSPAVASIIEATVKFNNTIGPEPSPKPSTSPPSLGSPGRRPPKSPSEHKERKPSSSDDKKKVHRGGYRDSSYYWEVHSREVTIQKRIGAGSFGTVFKGKWHGDVAIKILKVTEPTPEQLQAFKNEMQVLRKTRHVNILLFMGYMTKPNFAIITQWCEGSSLYRHLHVSETKFDTMRRIDVARQTAQGMDYLHAKNIIHRDLKSNNIFLHEGWTVKIGDFGLATVKSRWSGSQQVEQPSGSILWMAPEVIRMQDSNPYTFQSDVYGYGVVLFELMSGTLPYSNINNRDQIIFMVGRGYLSPDLSKLYSTSPKSMKRLIIDCLKFKRDERLLFPQILVAIEQVQDLLPKIERSRSEPSLHRAVHAEDLNPLLFHTTRLMPL